From the Papaver somniferum cultivar HN1 chromosome 2, ASM357369v1, whole genome shotgun sequence genome, the window GAGAAATAATTCCAAATCCACCAAGAGAAAGAACAGTGGAAAAACAGATGATGTGCCGTTTCCTCTTCGTTCTCACAaagtgttggaaaaaattgggtttcacaaaggatgaatgaatcagagaagaaagtgttgcactccaaaactttcaaggcttgtataaatttcttttagacaaatatttctaccctcccaataacaattggcgattacaacaggtatgcgaaattttgccttcaggatacaatgaaagccgtgcaacgaaaactgaattcaaggtttgtaccccttgattcaatcaagaacacacaaagagatttctgatttctgatgatgctttttgaaacagagaaaacagattgatttttcttatatgttaaacgaaactgggagaagctatttataaagggttttgcacctgttgggaataggtttttattcgccaacaggtttctattcacgaaacgtcaggttccttcatcaacagacatcaatggtgtcttttggattcgaaattttcgaacaggcttttatcggccaaataaaaccgtcagttcaaaaaattcttccgggggcgttgcccccttgaaacccccaccaggggcggtctcccctggacccccacgacctgacctgtcaggtcgaccacagcctggggggcgatgcccccaggacccccctttggttagcggcgttgaaaatattccaacacaaAGTTCACATCTCGTAAATATGTTTCACCATAATAATTGTCTGAAGATCTAGCAGCAACATAGTAACTTCTTCTCGCTTTAATCGGCCAGTACATCATATAGTTTCGAACTGTATTGTTAACAGTTTGAAACGCCATCCGTTGGTCCTCCACTAACTTGTCATGACAAACTTCAGCTGTGTATTCAGTCGGGTTAGATTATGTTACCTCATCTGGTAGAGCAGTCAAAGTATTAATTTGTCCCAAAGAGATCATCATACCCATGAATATAATTCAGTGATATTCAATCGGCGTTCTATAGATGATATTGATAGATGTCCACTTTAATGCAAAGATAACAAGACAATGCTTAATAGAATAAAAGTCAGAAAGGGACACACATTTCGTACATTTTCTTTTTGTACTGATAATATCACAGAATAGAGAGTACAATTTAAACCACTGTATTTAGGATTTAGTGCGGTAGGTAGTGGCAATGACAAGAGTTTATCAGCTCTAGATACgtaatatttcttcttctttcgtttCACAACAATTATAGTACCCACCAACTCTAGATACATGCATGATTGTACACAGGTCTCCGCGGAGGAGGAGGAGGCGGCAGTGGTGTTTGTTGCATACTTTTTATTGTAACGACGACATTATCCGGTCGAAATGGCTCACAAGGACACGGCAATGCTATAAACTTTGCAATATTATCTCCTGGCATTATTACCGGCATACTTACGTTTGTGTTTTGGTTCCCATGCTGTCAAGATTATCAAAAATTAGTCACAACTAAAACTATCAATTTAGTTTAATCGAACAGTTAAGAGCGAGAAAATTAACTTCAGCGGGTTGCAATGAAATTAAACGAGGTGAGAGGGTGTAAAGATACTTACGGGATAGATTTCGAAAGGTTTTGACGACGATGATTGGTTGACTGAGTTGTGATTGTTAGTACTATTAGCCTCCAgatcaatatcttcttctgctTGATGGTGATGGTCAGCAGCACGCCGTGAAAAAGATCTACGAAGGGATCTAAATTTATCCCAGTGATAACAACAAGAGAATAAACCACTCATACTGAAAATGAGAATCAGCAACGAAGCCGTACCAAGTGGGAAACCTAACGACGGTCTATATGCACCCTCCTCTCTATTTTCCATCTTACTaattgatgattatgatgatgataatgacagTAGCTCTTAATAAGTTTTCTGCTGATCACTTCTACTTTGCTCATCAGAGAGAGTACTTTCCTAGTGTAGCAGAGAAAAACAAATtggagaatgaagaagaaggtgattctagagagaaagagagagaatgAGATGGTGCTGGTGGTTCCGGTAGTAGTATTTAAAGAGGGGTTTAGGGGAGGTGTTTAGGTGTTTAAAAGGTTGAAAGTGAGAGATGGGAAGAATCATGCCCGGTCCGGAAAAAGAAAAGGTGTCTCAAGGGGTCCATGTACGGATAAATTGTTGTGTCGTTCAAATAATTTGCACGATATACTTAATAATATTTATTATACGAGTTGGTTTGCGTTACAATTCACAATCTCTGTTCTTGAAAAGAGAAACTATTACATTTTACCATTTTACCCTATAAATGACAAAACAGTAGAATCTTTATATGGAAAGACAACTGGATTCCAAATGGACACAACCCTTCATCTTCCTAATTCTACTCTTCTGGTATGCCTACTGTTAGTCAATTAATAGATCAGGATAGAAAGGCCTCGAAAGTAGATACTTTAGAGCCTTTGTTTCATGATAATACTGTCAAAGATATAGCCAGAATCAGGAATCCCCTTGTAGGCAAGAATAAAATTAGATGGGAACCAACCAGTAATGGTCACTTTATTGCAAAGTCTGCTTATAATGTCATTCTTAGTGAGAAGTTAGTTGTTAAACTAGCTAACTAAAAATAATCTTCTAATCTACTGGAAATATTTCTGGAAGCATAAGCTTCCTCCCGGAATTCACCATTTTGCCTGGAAATTTTTACATAAGTGCCTTCCTACTAAATCTAGTATGTCTAGATTTACTGGTCATCATGATGACTCTTGTCCCTTGTGTGGGGTTTCTCCTGAAACACCACAACACTTGTTCTTTTAACTGCACCAATATTAGATCCATATGGACCTTGATAAATCCTAGTCTCACTCTTCATCTGCAGAACCAAGATATCCATCAATGGGTTTGTAATTTCTTTATAACAGTAGCAATGGTGGTTCCAAAGATTGGGAGTAGTATGATATGGTTTGTTTCACAATCTGGCTCATTTggaaatcagcaaatcaaacatggTTTATATACAGGTTTTAAAATACAGCAAATCTTACTTGAATGATGGCCAACAAACAAAAGTTTAAGTTGCTAGAAATGGGAGGAGAGAGGAATTTGCATTTGGATTCTGGAATAACAATTCCCTTCATGTATAGTGTTTGGAGTCTTTTAACTTGATAAAAGAGCAATAGGTTCGATCATGGCCTGATAATAAGTACATCTGCTGTAGTTAATTGTCGAACTAGGAGTACCCCAAAAAAATTGGTACCGCTATAGCTATATAGGGAGCCTGCTTCTCTGAACAAAAATGTATAGTAATCGTTCAAAGAAATTTTTGAAGCTCATTTCTTACTGATCTTTCTTAGATGTTCCTTGAATCATTAATTCGTATATTGCAGAAGGTGCTTACACTTTAATTTAGGGAAGTCGTATATTGCAGAAGTTGAATACACTATAATTTAGGGAAGGATTATGTATTTAGGAAAAGATTAGGTATTATTGCCTTcattagatttaaattaaattaaaacagaataaaaataaatataaataaattggATAACTATCGGTTAAGGAGAACCAATGAAATCAATTTGTTATGGAGTGTGCGCAAAATTGTACTCGATAAACACATCGTGCAGCAGGAATAAACATCACATGTGGCATGACAGTAGCATGAGAAGGGCCTTGATTTTGTTATTGCAACGGTCAAGCCTGGGGGCAGATCCAATGTACCAGAAAATTTCCTGTCCCTCTGTCCCTACCTATCAACTGTTGCCACGTGTCTACCACTTCAACACCGTTTAGTTTTCCGACCATCTCCTAGATCTTTCTCTGTGGTAAATATCTTCGCTGAAAATATGAATAATCATAACAAGTTTTgtttaggaaaaaaaaacatttagtGATGATCGAAGTTTATGCTACATATTTGTACGAAACCCCCATGAAATTACGGAAAGGATTCAATATAACATGGAAGAACCATGGTTCTATCAACTCAAACTACAGGGAAAAACTATTAcgagttttttaatttttaagtttATCTAGTCAAAGTATTTCTGTTTTATTCGATCATTCTAAAAGATAGTTTGGATTTGTTGTACATATGTTCATCTCTCTCAAATTGATTTTATAAATTTCGTAAATACATAAGGTCTTATAAAAATCTAGGGTTGTAAATGAGAAATGGGCTACACTTGTGTTGTGTTGTATCTTATGAACAGAGTTTGTGAAGTTAGATTATAAATTTTAAGATTGGGAAAAAAGAGAAGACGGAAGTGTACCTTGAATTCGTGTTCCACGTTAACAATCAGTTAAAaggtataattaataaaaaaaacacGTGGCATCACTGGATAGGCAAGGACAGAGGGACAGAAAATTTTCGGGTACAGAGGATCTGCTGCCGTCAAGTGCCTATAACTTTTGAGGGGACTAGATCCTGGAGCAGTGACGAAGGAGATATTTATTACCCCTTCGGTCAAAGTAAACagacctaaaaaaaaattaattttttcttaccaAGTTTGACCCCATCAAAGAATAAATTTACCAAAAAACCACTTATATTTACACTGAAACctaaaaactttaaaaataaGAGGGATCCATAAATCCCACTTGTATCAACATGGCTCCCTCGCTGGCCTGGAACCAGGTTCTAGTTCCTGtcactaggggtgtaaattcgggcatgccaggccgcccgacccaaaaactaagacagaccGGGCAGGCCAggtttaatatttgtgagcccgtaaacaaattcaggccggacaggccgggcacaagtagataatttgctacccaaagaccccccaaagcccgctttttatacgggcaggccagatcgggccggacaggccattattttgatttttttttttaagtttaaattttcaaatgaacggtattaaatacaatatcctttcctttccaacatcgcatatcataagtgatagtattattttatatttaaattacactgacaaatatttaattttagcctataataaataattaattagagtacaataaactttctaataagaaaatatattaccattaatgttttgaaaaggttaattataagtaaaaaagcaattatatattttatttttcttgacacaaaattgacaattataaaattgtaacttttaagtcttttaagaggatattaaatgattaatggcacataaaaggctttcaggccgggtatcagaccgggcatcataattaatcgcaaagcccgagaccgcccaataaattaatccaggccaggccgggtggtccatgacgggccataacagactttgggctacttcgggtacaggcgggctcgggcggatacaggcaagccgagtattttcgggtattatttacacccctacctgTCACTGGGCAAGCATACCACAATACGCCACATGAATAAAGCGCACATAATACACCATACTACAATCTACATGTAtatgtttcataagaagtctttaTTCCAGATTTAGATAATATGGTTCACGAAAAGTCTTTATTCCAAATAACTTCGGACGTTTTTGTTATGTTAATTGATCTTTATGACAACGATGAATTCGTTAGTGGTGCGTATTTATGATTCATTTGTATtcttattttagatttttttttaggcatACTCAATGCTTACCCCAACTAGTGTAggttgataaggggtgtctaaagctAGTTAAATTAGTTTGATAatcttgattaattaattaatttacttatttatttaatgtatccctttttatttttattaaatcttttatttgaatttttttttaatgtctaatttttgataagattttattattattattattatttcattttcattttaattttaattttttttttcttaactatgtttcttctcttctctcttttTTACTCTAACTAACGCTAAGTGGACTATAATTTTCATCATCTTCGACTAATTACATAGTGAAATTCGGCTTATAATTGAAACGAATTATCAGCCGAACTACTCATTGTTCTTCATTTGGAAAGTGTTGGTGAACGGTTCAGCTAATAATCAAACACGAAAACTTTAGCCGAACTTCACTTTATGACTATCCTGTTTTTTGCTCGGGTCAGTAGAATTTAGGTTCGACAGTTAAAGAGTGAAGTTTGGCTGATAATTTATCATTCGAACCTAGATCTAGGTcttataagaaaaataataaaaaaaaaattaaaacgggcacttagctcagctggtcatcctcgtttcccaaagtttcatgcgttccaggaggttccaggttcgagcccccaatggcataacattgcaggaattaacatggaaggtagagttagcttgccccctggtgacacaatctcagcccccattcgcttcggctcccttggctaggttacccatgaggctcgctggtaagcTAGCActgcaacctgttcaattaatgtagtagtccGTTGTTGGagtttagcttgttaggcttccaactagttaatgtataATCTTTAtctaataattatttaaaaaatattaaaaaacaaattaaattttaaaaaattaaaaaatatgatGATAAGGACATTACCGTCATTATCAAATATTACTAATATGGGGTTATTGGTTTTACTACCTACCTAGTGATTCTATTTTTTCcttatgcctcaaaaaaaaattggtgtgCCTCAAAACACGTTTCTTATTTTATGGACATGTTAAGATGACAACACGAATCAATGACGACTTAATCAGAAGCCAAGATCTACATCTGTGTACCCGGGTTGCGTTAAAGGATGATCGATTTtttactagggctgcacaacgggtagagtgggtaggatatggcctatacccgtcaccctacccgtttaccggcggttaagaaaatctttacccgccaccctacccgccaaataatggatagggtaggatacggttaaaaaactggcgggtagggtagggttggcgggtaggagtagggtatgtgcacttctaggtagggtgggtaggatatggcctatacccgccaccctacccgtttactggcggtttaagaaaatctttatccgccaccctacccgccaaatagtggataggatagaatacggttaaaaaactggcggataaggtaggattggcgggtatgggtagggtatgtgcacccctaatttTTACTAAAGCAAAAGTTACTATCAAAAGGGCAAATACTAAATAGTACAATAATGTAGTTGGAAATCGGTTAGTATGACCTAATTTTATTTGTACTTTCGCATCCATACCTGAGcatgctttttcttttttgatcggtaaattaAACGTTTATTGAAAGGTGAATTTGTAGTACATGATATGAAAAGAAACCGACCAAACAAAACAGCGAAGAGTAAAACCAACCACCCAAAGCCAAAGGAAGAGAAATACCAGTAAAATTCCCGAAACCCTTTCAATCCCAACTCAACCAGACTCAAGGTGGTTGGAATAACACTTCTTTCCAACTAATAACAAATTAATCCAAGGAAATACCCTTAAAAACTCCCCTGTTATGCAACCAATAAGCCACCGTGAACTTCACTGAGTTAATAATGCCGTCAAAATccttgctagtattttgtaaggctcttgttgagattattagttgggttatctaagatcctgtgGCTTATAATTCTAtaggacctctccactcattgccaattggttttgagttggatgcccgtattctaacatggtatcagagtaggctatATTTAcgacgagtcattgaccgcgtctttactccgcgtcacccgatttattgtccacgtgttagacccaacgaggctacacgtgagggggcgtgttgagattattagttgggttatctaagatcatGTAGCTTATAATcctttagggcctctccacttattgccaattgattttgaacTAGATACTCGTATTCTAACAGCACTATCGTTTCTCTCTTTCCAAAGACACCAACAAATTGTAGCCGGAAGAACACGAAATACCGAACCTTTTCTTGACATTTTACACCTACTAGGCCAAGAACAAACGAGTGGTATATATATCTCCTCGGCGTCACTGTGATGCTGAGATAAACGGAGTTAACTACAATTTGGTTTAAGAAAGATGGGACAAATGTTGTCCCATACAATTTCctactcttttcttgttcttgTGATTTTGATAATTGGCATGTCATAGTCTTTCTAGCACAGTAATAATTAGAAAGACTATTCTAATttattcggaaaatgggtcatttgtccaaatatttttaaaccaCAGATAAttgaacgagtaaaaattagtatgggtgaagtggacactaaaaaaatagcaatcctgacttaaacttaaaaaatagtaaggatgaaactgaatgcatcctgatataaattaaaaataagaaaaagtatttgaaaacgggtatgatgaaactgtttacatcccggctatttttacatttttgtccatttaaacagatCAAAATCTAAAATAATGTCCTTTTCACCTAAGAattgtttttaaccaattttatataatttattcCTGACCTGCGGGTCTTTGTTTTGTTTGTGACACTCCACCAAATCCGATTAATGAAGATATATCCTAGCTTTTAATGTAGCTAGTAGCTAATGGGAATATGCCGCATATCCATCTCTGACGAAACGTTCAGACCTCAAACCAGGATAATTGCACCCTTTACGCAACAGATCGGCATCTTGCCTCTTGGTGACTCCTAGAGCCGAATACAACTCAGAGTTATAGTCTGTTCTAAAAAGATAATGTCAGAAATGCACCAGCTAAACTTCCACTTCTTTTTTTGAACCAAAAAGCCGGTGGTAACTAGCTAGGCACGTTAATTATCATCCGtttgtttatctagtttgcatgcttcaaaaaaagaaaaaagaaaaaagcaaaaaagATAATGGCCGGCCCATACTAAACACCTTATAGCGCCCCCGTTCAAAGGTGTGCATCCATACCAACGGAAACATGATTAAAAATCTAGGTATGCTGAAACAATGGACTACatgtaaaaatagaaaagaaaaaatatatattctAGAGGGGCTTTCACATATATTCTCCAAAGAATATTGTTTATACCATGTAATTGTTACATGAGAAATGGGCCTAAAAACTTTTCATCCCTAAATACCAGGGGAGTTATGAACTCTTTTATTAGAATTTTAGGTGCATGGCCGAATGCCATGGAATCCGGTTTGAAAATAATATGTATGAGTTGCACTATTTTTTATTAGATGGTACATTCAAAAAATTTGTTTTCTCAGGGAAGTTCCAGTGGGTTGGGAAAATTAGTAGATTTTTCCGTTGCCACCGCATGGTGGGATTGCCAAACAAAGAAAATGGATGAACAAACACTCAAATTTGGGAGTTTGCTCATCGAGTCTCAGTTTGAACCGAGAATCTCAACAAGAGACAAACCGTTCAATATGGGACGATTGTCCAAACTTAGGCCGAGCGCGATCCCATGTTGATTTGATGCGGATCCTATATAGACTAAACATTTCGGTCTCAACCAAGTTGATAACGGATAAGTTAATCTAACGGCTATCATCTGATTTCTTACAAATTCATGTCAATTTTAACTCTCTAAGCACACATTTTTCACCCATATTTTGTATAATTTCTCTCTCATTTCAAGTTAATCTCACTCTAATCAATGCCCCCAAAATTCGTGCTTCTAAGTATACTCAAGAAGATGATTTATCTCCTTGTACAACTTATGTATTTAGAACAAAATAAAGTGTCTAtgatcatcaaattaaatatgtTGGTAATTCTGTATGGAAGAATGTTTTTGCAACATTCGCAAAACAAAGAGGAAACCCGGCGAGGCATGATACTCATGGATTGTCGGATCGTTTTCAAGTAATAAGTCACGATCGAAGTAGTTAATTTTCACCATCGTCTCAGCTAATTTCAACTCACATCGATAAAagatgtagcgccccctaagctagcagctgactaatccaagagattagctaaataaagaggcaccaagaatctaaaacatgtacttaagcattcaattaagaaatgcgatacaaaacttaactcaaaactaacccgctctgaaacatatatatacaagaagtccTCTCAAATGATCCATATACAatagtgggaatgggtgagcacatcatcacTAAAAggagtgcccagtaggaataacatttaactttcaagtaatcatggcaagatttggaaaacaataatgttttcccaagcattaaaaagtgaccaagtcactgagataaacaaacatgtatatggacaaactccttcttcaaacaatgtataatattcgtgctaaccacactcattagctattgatatcaccaagaccatgatgacccactctaagcaataaaagctgaattcatgtagatataaatgtgaaggagcgtatcttatataccacaagtgaaaattcgtatttcccataacaattcatatgacaaacaaacattacaagtcatttccaaaccatggaaagattaacaaaatcaacagaagtatagtaaaacagtttaaacaaagcatggaatgcactcTAGGCAATGCAtaagtttgttaagcataaacttttgtaaaagaaacaacaatggttacaaaagagtcaaatgtattcccacctcttttgatgacaagccacgcctacctcgagatccacgatccactggttcattctttgaatcaatcgttgttaaaatagactaactgttaatcacacaagaagtctaaatctagccaaaaggctcacacaagtatcatacaagtctttctaatgattctaggccAATTTAAGATTCTACACCTTTTATTTATCCATCTTTAAaaaatctaaggtttactaattcaattagattagttctatagtctattagctaagtcctaagaatatctacaactttgtagaagaagacaaaggctaaatcagaccataagggtctaaTACAAGTAAATAGGAAAACTAAACATAAGCCAAGTCCATCAAACCATCCCATTAATCTAAGGTCCAGTCCACCAGAGTCAACAAACGGTCAACATGGTCAACTAACGGTAATGTCGGTCAAAGGTCAAGTCaatggtcaactgagtcaaatcggtcaagttaCACTGAGTCAAGTATGGTCAGATctggtcactgagttaactcagtcagtcaCACTAAGTCAGCTAAACAAATTGAGTTGACTAATAGCCTAATTCTATTGCAGCAACTCAAATAACTATAATTCATTCAATTTAAACAAACTTTAAATTTCATTTACAATAAGAACTCTTATTACCTGCAATAGGCAGTTCCAAGCTTTTCATAGCTGACACTATCTACAACTCTATAATCAACCATCTAACTTCTCTTCATTCAGTTTCACTACATTCTAATACATACCTATGTAACCAAACCCATATCAACTCTGACAACATCACCAAGTTCAGCTCTATCATCCAACAATGACAAATCTTCATTACCTATTGTACTGCCAGTTCTTAAAGCTCAATCCCTATATTATCTCAATCTATACTAATTCTCTTGGTAATACAACATACCCAATTCATAACTACAACTTCATTTCATATCATATTGCCTTTATCTTCTCAGAAGTACAATGCAATACCATTCTCAACATTAACACAATCCAAACCTTATCCAGTCATTCATTCCCTTGTAATTTCAACATCACATACAACACCAACAGCACTAACAGTTCAACTTAACTCAACAATCACTACCACCAAACTCAATTACAATACCTGCAACAACTCGACTGCGACCCATCCAACAGTTCATTGACTCTATTCTATCACAGTTTACTCCATTTCAAACATTCTCCAACTCATTCAGCTTAATCCAACCACAACAATATCATTAACTGCAATTTCATCCAACACCTCCAACTATGCAGCATCAACACAACTACCACACAACATCTATCAGAAATTCAACCAATCTCATTAACAATTCTTCAATCCAAACAAACACAATAAACACTCAAGTTTGATAACATATCTTAATAAATATGAATTGAAATCAGTGACTGAAGAAGTAATTACCTCAGATACAAACCCCTAATCCTTTAAGAAAATTTCAGTCTTCATTGTCCACTCATCTCAGCTTCAATCAATACCCAATTCAAACTcagaacatcaatttcatcttttagtttcgtatctaaattgtTGTTAgcctaatttctattaattaatgtttgtgttaaactaatcgagttattatcggctaattcgtcacttgaacggtctaatagcgttgacaaaCTTGCGGGTCTTTAGAAAAAAAATAGTTAGGAAATTTCTTTACTACATCGGATTGAGTTTTTAAGCTTAAAGAGGAAGAATACGATCAGGATGAAGGAGTTTGTTTAACAAACTTCAAATCTAAATAATTTATTCTACCAAATTACTCTTGCCTATATTATCAATGTATTGGTGAACCCGGTATATCGGTTTGTACCGGCCGTTATGAGCGTTTTTATCGCTCAATCCTTATTGTATCACTGATATTTTAGATATCGTAAAGGTTTTTTCCGATACAGGATaaaaaccgatattgactaccttggtcaCGATGTCAACCAATTCCTATGAAGACATGGCCGCTTAACTTCCACAAAAGGAACAATGAA encodes:
- the LOC113353357 gene encoding uncharacterized protein At5g65660-like → MENREEGAYRPSLGFPLGTASLLILIFSMSGLFSCCYHWDKFRSLRRSFSRRAADHHHQAEEDIDLEANSTNNHNSVNQSSSSKPFEIYPHGNQNTNVSMPVIMPGDNIAKFIALPCPCEPFRPDNVVVTIKSMQQTPLPPPPPPRRPVYNHACI